In Malus sylvestris chromosome 15, drMalSylv7.2, whole genome shotgun sequence, a single genomic region encodes these proteins:
- the LOC126604546 gene encoding putative B3 domain-containing protein At4g03170, whose amino-acid sequence MMLGEPQLHGIQGLFYGNYAPPDLPPVPSLRPLIQVHSKPFEKQLTSSDVRDDQSRLSMSKEDVENHIFPLFKDGEDPNQGVHVTIYDMDGKEYPMVFKTWMSKINVLTGGWNSFRQDRGLVEKIDFVTVWVFRNVLNGSLCFAINSRRFPAVSEAIKRRKRQYRDSGPPLQGLYKCCPYEGLF is encoded by the coding sequence ATGATGTTGGGAGAACCACAACTACATGGAATTCAAGGCTTGTTCTATGGAAACTATGCCCCTCCTGATCTCCCACCAGTCCCAAGTCTACGACCCTTGATTCAAGTTCATAGCAAGCCTTTTGAGAAACAACTGACAAGTAGTGATGTGAGGGATGACCAATCTAGGCTCTCGATGAGCAAAGAAGATGTCGAAAATCACATCTTCCCATTGTTTAAGGACGGCGAAGACCCTAACCAAGGCGTTCATGTCACAATTTATGACATGGATGGTAAAGAGTACCCCATGGTGTTCAAAACTTGGATGTCCAAGATTAATGTCCTCACTGGAGGCTGGAACAGTTTTCGTCAGGATCGCGGGTTGGTTGAGAAGATTGATTTTGTGACAGTGTGGGTTTTTCGGAATGTGTTGAATGGGAGCCTTTGCTTCGCCATCAATTCAAGAAGGTTTCCGGCAGTGTCCGAAGCCatcaagagaagaaaaaggcagTACCGAGACAGCGGACCGCCGTTACAAGGTCTGTATAAATGTTGTCCTTACGAAGGTTTATTTTAG
- the LOC126604545 gene encoding GLABRA2 expression modulator-like → MDPPKPTTEADAKTHTPAAQDPNPKAAAQAPNGDRNWASFVTASQAQAQPTSTEAVSTPTGSGSKKSVHWSPELVSESHNTAAASDHSSHQGSNPYVAPSPMLSQSFSFKDSVDTVRNVFGRWRKSVGEATKKAEDLAGNTWQHLKTSPSFADAAMGRIAQGTKVLAEGGYEKIFRSTFETTPEEQLQNSFACYLSTSAGPVMGVLYVSTAKLAYCSDNPISYKAESQTEWSYYKVVIPLHQLKAVNPSSSRSNPAEKYIQVISVDNHEFWFMGFLNYDGAANCLQEALHARSSSV, encoded by the exons ATGGATCCGCCCAAGCCCACCACCGAGGCCGACGCCAAAACGCACACTCCGGCCGCCCAGGATCCGAACCCGAAAGCCGCAGCCCAAGCTCCGAACGGGGATAGGAACTGGGCGAGCTTCGTGACGGCCTCGCAGGCTCAGGCTCAACCGACTTCGACGGAGGCGGTCTCCACCCCCACGGGTTCGGGGTCGAAGAAATCGGTTCATTGGAGCCCGGAATTGGTGTCGGAGTCCCACAATACTGCCGCTGCGTCGGATCATTCTTCCCATCAGGGATCCAATCCCTACGTGGCTCCCTCCCCTATGCTCTCACAATCTTTCTCATTCAAAG ATTCGGTGGACACTGTACGGAACGTGTTTGGGAGATGGAGGAAGTCGGTGGGGGAGGCTACTAAGAAGGCGGAGGATCTCGCTGGAAACACGTGGCAGCACT TAAAAACAAGCCCCAGTTTCGCTGACGCTGCCATGGGAAGAATTGCTCAAGGAACAAAGGTCCTTGCAGAAGGTGGTTACGAGAAGATCTTTCGATCAACTTTTGAGACAACTCCCGAGGAGCAACTTCAAAATTCATTTGCATGCTACTTGTCCACATCAGCTGGTCCAGTCATGGGAGTTTTATATGTTTCTACTGCAAAACTTGCCTATTGTAGTGATAATCCCATTTCATACAAAGCTGAGAGCCAAACTGAATGGAGCTATTACAAG GTGGTTATCCCGTTACATCAGCTTAAAGCAGTTAATCCTTCATCAAGTAGATCCAATCCTGCTGAAAAGTACATTCAGGTTATCTCCGTCGATAACCATGAGTTCTGGTTTATGGGATTCTTAAATTACGATGGCGCAGCCAACTGCCTACAAGAAGCTCTCCATGCGCGGAGCTCATCGGTTTGA